TCGTTGCAATTACACGTTCGCGGGATGTGAGGGACATGGGAACCTCGATTTACGATTGGAGCGCTGCATAGGGCGCGTTCTCTTACGCGCCCGCCGACGTTAGAGAACGTCGGTTACGCTATTTCGCCTTACCCTGGTTGGCGACGGCAGCCGCTTTTTTGGCGGCTTCTGCAGGGTCGCCGAGATAATAATTCCTGATGGGCTTCAAGTCTTTATCAAGTTCATAGACCAATGGCAAGCCAGTGGGAATGTTCAATTCGGTGATCTCAGATTCAGAGATATTGTCGAGATATTTCACCATGGCGCGGATGGAATTTCCGTGCGCAACAACAAGAACGCGCCTGCCAGATCTGATCTCCGGCGCAAGGGTTGAATTCCAATATGGCAGCACACGTTCCAGCGTAATCTTAAGCGACTCGGTGGCCGGCAACTGCCCGGGAGTCAAAGAGGCGTAACGTCGGTCAAAACGCGGATGACGCTCATCGGTCAACTTCAATGCGGGCGGAGGAACATCATATGACCGCCTCCAGATCTTCACCTGCGCCTCACCGAATTTTTCCGCCATCTCAGCCTTGTTCAATCCCTGCAGGGAGCCGTAATGACGTTCGTTCAACTGCCACGCGCGGACGACGGGCAGCCAATCGAGATCCATCAGATCCTGGATGATGTTCAAGGTTTTGACAGCGCGCTTCAAGACCGAGGTGTAGGCGATGTCGAAATCATACTTTCCATCGAGCAGGAGTCTTGCCGCTTCGGCGGCTTCGGCTTTACCGCGTTCGGTCAGGTCGACATCCGTCCAGCCGGTGAAGCGGTTTTCGAGATTCCAGGTGCTTTGTCCGTGACGGACCAGAACGAGTTTATACATCGATTACTCCTCGAAATGTGATCGCGCAAATTATAGTCCAACTCTTTCGCTCATAGTAAAATCAGGCAATGTCCAACGAAGACATCACCCCTGTCCGAAGGCAATACCTCGAAACGAAGAAACAACATCCAGATGCGATCGTCTTCTTCCGCCTCGGAGATTTTTACGAGACCTTCGATGAAGACGCCGAGATCACCGCTCGCGAACTAGATATCGTCCTCACCTCGCGTCCCGTCGGCGGCGGCGTGCGCGTCCCGTTGGCGGGCATTCCGTATCATGCCGTCGAAAATTATCTCTCACGCCTGATCGAAAAAGGCTATCACGTCGCAATCTGTGAACAGATCGGAGAAGTGCCTGCAAAGGGGTTGGTCGAACGCAAAGTGGTGCGGGTTGTGACTCCGGGGACAGTGACGGAACCTGGTCTCCTGCCGGGTGATGCGAATAACTATCTCGCTGCTGTGATCTTGGACTCTGGCGCCTCATCCTCAGGGACAGCTGCTTCTGTTTCCTTTACCGATGTCACGACCGGAGAGTTCGCCGTGACCGAACTTCCGCTCGAGGCTTTGCGCGCCGAGCTGACCCGCCTGCACCCGGCTGAAATCCTCCACCCGGATAATCAAAAATTACCCGAGGGTATTATCGGTCACACCACCCCCGTGCCCGCCTGGAAATTCGAACCGGGAAAATGCCACGAGACGCTTTTGACTCAATTCAATGCATCCACACTGGATGGCTTTGGACTGAAAGCGAACAGCCTCTCCGTCCGCGCGGCGGGGGCGATCATTCAATATCTCAAAGAGACCCAACCCGACGCGCTCAATTTATTGAACTCCCTTCGCTCTTATAGCCTAAACGAGTTCATGACGATTGACGCATCCACCCGCCGCAATTTGGAATTAGATGAAACCCTTCGCGGAGAAAGAAAAGGTTCCCTGCTCGGCATTCTCGATGCCGCCATCACGCCGATGGGCAAACGCTTGATCCACCAGTGGGTCAGCCAGCCATTATTGAATGTTGAAAGGATCAACAAGCGTCAAAATGGCGTGGAACATTTCGTACAGAACGGTATGGCGCGGGCGGAACTGAGGGAGGCATTGAAACCCATCGCCGATCTGGAACGGCTGATAAACCGGGTCATTGCCGGGCAGGCGCAGCCGAGGGATCTGGTCGCGATGAGGGGGACGCTGGGAGTCCTGCCTAATGTTGTCAAGACATTGAATGGTAGTGGAAAGTGGAAAGTAGATGAAGCGCAAGGGGAAAGAGGAGAGAGGAAAGAAGTCGAATTGCCCAAAGTGGATTTGTTAGGCGAGCAATTATCGTTGCTTCAAAACGCTTTGGACGACGATCCGCCCGCGACGCTGCAAAACACCGGCGTGATTCGCCCCGGATATTCGGCGGAACTCGACGGCGTGATGGATGCCTCAAAGCATGCCCGAGAGTGGATCGCCACTCTTGAATCTGTCGAAAGAGAAAAGACAGGCATCAAGACTCTCAAGGTAGGATACAACAAGGTCTTCGGGTATTACATCGAAATCTCGCGCGGTGCGGCGGAGAAAGCCCCGGAACATTACATCCGCAAGCAGACGCTGGTAAATGCTGAGCGTTTCATCACCCCGGAGATGAAGGAGTACGAAACGCTGGTCCTGAACGCGGAAGAACGCATCAAAGAGATCGAAACCCGCCTGTTCAAGGAAGTATGCGCCGATCTGTCAAAGACGGCAAATAAGGTTCTCGCCACGGCGCGCGCCATCGCCACGCTGGATGTTCTATCCGCTCTCGGCGAAGTATCCGCTTTGAACGGCTACGCCAAGCCCGAGGTCCACGAAGGAAGCGATCTGGAGATTCATGAAGGCCGGCATCCGGTCGTCGAGCAATTATTGAAATCTGAACGATACATTCCGAATGATGTCATCTTTGAAAAAGGCGAAGTGGTGCGCGTCATCACCGGACCGAACATGAGCGGCAAATCGACCTATCTTCGTCAAACCGCCCTGATCGTGCTGATGGCACAAATGGGTTCGTTCGTGCCGGCATCCTCGGCAAAAATCGGTCTCGTCGATCGCATTTTTACCCGTATCGGCGCTCAGGATGAAATCCACGCCGGGCAGTCCACGTTCATGGTCGAGATGGTCGAGGCGGCGAATATCTTGCATCACGCCACGCCGCGCAGCTTGTTGATCTTGGATGAAATCGGACGCGGCACTTCGACGTATGACGGTTTATCCATTGCGTGGGGTATGATCGAATATATCCACAACCATCCGCAACTACGGGCTAAGACCTTGTTTGCGACCCACTACCACGAATTGACACAACTCGCAGAACTTTTGCCAGGCGTGAGAAACTACAATGTGGCTG
This portion of the Anaerolineales bacterium genome encodes:
- the gpmA gene encoding 2,3-diphosphoglycerate-dependent phosphoglycerate mutase, which encodes MYKLVLVRHGQSTWNLENRFTGWTDVDLTERGKAEAAEAARLLLDGKYDFDIAYTSVLKRAVKTLNIIQDLMDLDWLPVVRAWQLNERHYGSLQGLNKAEMAEKFGEAQVKIWRRSYDVPPPALKLTDERHPRFDRRYASLTPGQLPATESLKITLERVLPYWNSTLAPEIRSGRRVLVVAHGNSIRAMVKYLDNISESEITELNIPTGLPLVYELDKDLKPIRNYYLGDPAEAAKKAAAVANQGKAK
- the mutS gene encoding DNA mismatch repair protein MutS, with the translated sequence MSNEDITPVRRQYLETKKQHPDAIVFFRLGDFYETFDEDAEITARELDIVLTSRPVGGGVRVPLAGIPYHAVENYLSRLIEKGYHVAICEQIGEVPAKGLVERKVVRVVTPGTVTEPGLLPGDANNYLAAVILDSGASSSGTAASVSFTDVTTGEFAVTELPLEALRAELTRLHPAEILHPDNQKLPEGIIGHTTPVPAWKFEPGKCHETLLTQFNASTLDGFGLKANSLSVRAAGAIIQYLKETQPDALNLLNSLRSYSLNEFMTIDASTRRNLELDETLRGERKGSLLGILDAAITPMGKRLIHQWVSQPLLNVERINKRQNGVEHFVQNGMARAELREALKPIADLERLINRVIAGQAQPRDLVAMRGTLGVLPNVVKTLNGSGKWKVDEAQGERGERKEVELPKVDLLGEQLSLLQNALDDDPPATLQNTGVIRPGYSAELDGVMDASKHAREWIATLESVEREKTGIKTLKVGYNKVFGYYIEISRGAAEKAPEHYIRKQTLVNAERFITPEMKEYETLVLNAEERIKEIETRLFKEVCADLSKTANKVLATARAIATLDVLSALGEVSALNGYAKPEVHEGSDLEIHEGRHPVVEQLLKSERYIPNDVIFEKGEVVRVITGPNMSGKSTYLRQTALIVLMAQMGSFVPASSAKIGLVDRIFTRIGAQDEIHAGQSTFMVEMVEAANILHHATPRSLLILDEIGRGTSTYDGLSIAWGMIEYIHNHPQLRAKTLFATHYHELTQLAELLPGVRNYNVAVSEADGRVVFLHKIIPGGADRSYGIHVAQLAGLPAPVIGRANEIMMELEKSAARGVKVDPNAAQQAALFPETNPLLNELKDIDVNALSPIEALNKLFEWQKKFTQQFSNRQNQ